The genomic stretch ataaactacgtattgatatgtcgtaccacactctaatctcaaattgtatcattagtaaatttaaatgaaaaagggttgtaccaggtgggaggggcgatacatgcaatctcatttcccccatcggacaaatcaatactttttctttttgtattatagttaagaaattacaaaattaaaaaaatctgtcactaatataatttatatatactataaattaaattcttatatcgagtcgccccatacctattctttaatgccaaatgcaatttttagcagaaattagtaaaggagcgaggattaatcgttttcactctaccgccattcccatttccagacagtgtttttgtaatttcacatgaagttataataagtattttaagaaagactttgcattggaaaagttagaattcaaacgaaatttttcagtataagagtcatgattgagatgagttctaaactcaaataacattttcatagtcaccttttcccaacctttactcaatctgatatttttctagctaaataaatttgggactattacTCAAAATTTATGCTAGAgctttcttgaatactatttatcgaattttttttttcggcggcgatcctcaaagcaataatctaaatacgtggggtattctatcttttcaaggaacaaatcggttttatttgcaatgtattaagggcctataaattcaaattagaatatttttcaagtgcaacattattcgaaaggtccttttttaatagtatgaataatgagcttcaggtcaggagaatgcgtttctgcagtgaagaatgcaagaaaacgcttttggcgtcggggcttcgccccgaacttcatttacgggtaatgagttgtagatgtcaggagaatgcatttctgcagagaataatgcaagaaaacgcttttggcgtcggggcttcgccccgaacttcatttacggttaatgagttgtagatgtcaggagaatgcgtttctgcagagaataatgcaagaaaacgcttttggcgtcgaagcttcgccccgaacttcatttacgggtaatgagttgtagatgtcaggagaatgcgtttctgcagagaataatgcaagaaaacgcttttggcgtcggggcttcgccccgaacttcatttacgggtaatgagttgtagatgtcaggagaatgcgtttctgtagtgaagaatgcaagaaaacgcttttggcgtcggggcttcgccccgaactccatttatgagtaatgagttgtagatgtcaggagaatgcgtttctgcagagaagaatgcaagaaaacgcttttggcgtcggggcttcgccccgaacttcatttacgggtaatgagttgtagatgtcaggagaatgcgtttctgcagtgaagaatgcaagaaaacgcttttggcgtcggggcttcgccccgaactccatttatgagtaatgagttgtagatgtcaggagaatgcgtttctgcagagaagaatgcaagaaaacgcttttggcgtcggggcttcgccccgaacttcatttacgggtaatgagttgtagatgtcaggagaatgcgtttctgcagagaagaatgcaagaaaacgcttttggcgtcggggcttcgccccgaacttcatttacgggtaatgagttgtagatgtcatgagaatgcgtttctgcagtgaaaaaagcaagaaaacgcttatggcttcgccccgaacttcaacagagaaccttatagcgctgccccagttgttttgtttttcgccgaaggttgagaaatgctgctttttttattctcatatttatatatatatatatatatatatatatatatatatatatatatatatatatatatatatatatatatatacatatatgtgtgtgtgtgtgtgcgtgcgtgtgtgtgtgtgtgtgcttgcgcgcgcgcgctgtatgcacgtttatgcgtagggttaaggtttactgggcgttagggttagggtttggaaaaaaatcgccccccccactccaaagttctggatccgctagtggtcacatttcatgtgtcacatttcatgtgtcacaTTTCATGGGTCACATTTCATGGGTCACATTTCATGGGTCACATTTCATGGGGTAAAATATGAACTAGTGGCAACAATAACAATGTATACCTACTTCCAAATGACTTCccttacatttttttccctttcagatctttcaatctatagggcagatgatgttaaggtcgtctgtttctgtggccaacagcaacgagcagggtgtcatgttgtcagcacaacgaccaaccgcctttactttctcccaaTTTAAGTCAGATACCTATTAAACTTCcgtagactcaggggcgccctaaaaaaaaataaaaattaaaatcccagtcttaaccaagattcaaaccctggacgcgaggttcagaagccaagcgctaaaccactcagccaccgcgttcCCTTTCCCtcacatacatacatcataTTCAtaggttttgtcttttttttttttttttcacggtttttttcttgtaaaaattaaaaatgtatttttagcggctcctGGAAGGTCCCATACATTTGCTATTATACTAGAGTTGTGTTTCGTATTTCACATCTTTTTCAatgcagtttttgtttttagatttccAGAATGGTTTCACCAAAAGTATCCCAATATCGTCGAAAACGTGAAAACTAACAGCCAGAGACTGGTCACCCCTTTCGATGTACATGAGACACTCCatgaaattttacattttacaggAACAGAGAAAGCCAATATTAGCAAGAGGGGTGTCAGCCTGTTTAAACTTATACCAGACGAAAGAAACTGTGATTGGTAGGTGTATGCTTGCGAGCATATAGTTAAGTAACCTTGACATTTAGGCcagtaaaatttttaattaagaAGTCAGTTGccttttaaataatttgtttattaatacgAAGGTATTGTATTTACGAATGAAATGCCACTATCATTGCTAAATTTTattagcagtggcgtagcaaagaTTGTGCGGTATGTGCGGACCACATTAAGCATTAAATACTTTAAGTATGCCTCTAAATATACACTAGCCTTAAGCTTctggtaaataattataaaatctgtttttttaGGGCTCATATAGATCCTCACTGGTGTGCTTGCATGGAGTGGACCAAGATAGGTCTAGATGACCCTATTCTGAAAAGAGTCACCAAAAAAATCATCTCCACTTTCAACAATTTTACCAAGCCTTTCAGAAAAGAATGCGCCATTCTGGAAATCATTAACGTCACGTCGGCTGTGATGCTGAAGGTCAAGGACGCTGTGCTGAGATTTCGAGACACAAGTGACGGCGGAAGAGGGCGCTTTGGTAAAATGGATGACAAGACGGAACATTCGAAAATACTTTATCAGGTAGCTTTGTTTTAATCCTCTTAATGTTCGCCTTCGTGACACTGAGTTTCTTACTGCAAAAAACTATTGCCATCCTTCATGAAATGCATCATTGTGCATCTTTGTCATTTTACAATTAAGTAAATGGAGAATCTATTTGTCTCTTTCTGTTGATTAGCGACAATTCACTTTAAAGGTTAGAATTATGGATATTGTTTAATCTCTATTTTGGAGGGCCACTCCTTTGGAGGCCTCGGGGACAGTAGCCCCACAAAAAGGCCCACATGCCTTATCCGAAATCAGTTCCTTTATGACCTATAATTCAATGTATATGGTACATCTTTTTCAGGTTGTTCTAACAACCAAACCTGGTGATGGAGTGTTTGAAGTGACAGTAACACATCAGTTGAAAGAGAACAAACTGGAGGTGAACAAGAAAGACATCAGTAGAACCAACAAATACGGGAATGCCAGTCACTGTGTGGTCAACAAGGAACCTTTTCTTAGACCTTATTGCTATTGTAAAGATGTCATGAAAACAtaagaacatttttacaaatcaaataattttttttttactaattaaaGAACATTGAAAGGTTTTTGGAAAATGCTAAATTTATACAGACGGACAATTATTACATTTGTTTGGAACGAAAAGATTGACAATTTCTAGAAAtaacctattaaaaaaaagtttttttttgtttaacattaCAAGTTTAACATTAAATCTATATTCCTTTACTAGTCTTAAAAGCAAACCAGAATTGAAATCCTTTGATAAATTTAGTGTTCTATTCACGCTGCGCAAAAATGAATGTGTAATTGATTgggcttttgttgttgttttttgtacacTAATATTCATCGAGAGTGTGTATTTGATTATCATTCTTAACGAATGAAATAATCTTATAATTATGTTTGCCTTAGGTATGGTTTCTGTGTTTTGAATAGCAAGCTTTATTTTCTTGAATAAGTGATGGTGTATTAACAAGGTAAAATGTGTGCCATGAAATACGAATAAAGTTGAATGTCACCTGTATTGATTGTAAAATGtgattttgtcttattttttgttttttatgcaTTTGGCATTTAGCATTAATTAAACGATCTATTATGTCATTCAATGGGTTTTTATcgggggaaaagccgctataaggtttgtgtaaaatgtccgtctgtccaccCGTCCAtcagtccgtctgtcacactcaaaTGTCaaaaattagaagaaaaatgaaaaaaaaaattctccatgcgttgtggcttgcaaagtttagatgcaacggctactttttgttttctacaagCAAaccgttttgttttaaaaattaattatgtaagcgatttttttcataaaaaatacactacTAAAACAATACAGAAATGTAAAGGAGAGTTTGAATttaattttgagtttttggcacatcggcacaatgtaggccatgtcgtgccgtagtccttcaaggattactctgCCTTTATATCAACTATatattaacaaagaaagataacttttgttgtatttttgtatCCCTTATCCAGCTTTTTCTGGTAAACTAGctactaaagttaaaagaaaacatttaattttgtttgtttatgaggGCTAAGAatccattttgtatgtaaatcttATGCAACATTTTTAAAGTTGACCTTTTATGCAGCAACTTCGAGCAGTAGCGTATTACCAAGTTGTTAgtataataacattttaaataatcagatatTATATAGAGTCTGCGTCGGAAGTTAAATATTGTACGTTTTatctgtctgtcacgtttatatcgcaaaaggggaaaaaaatccaccaCATGACACGACTTAGTTACACtgaaaaatgtctttttaacaCATGAGATATTTTGCGACGctttagcaagaaaattaaatgtagcgTAAGCTAGAAGTGtgattttaaacattatatagttaaaatgttttttcagaAAATATCAGGAATAACCAATTTTCGATAATGAGTTTTTACgctttttagcaagaaaataaatttttatatacattagaAGAACGAATTTAAtcatttggcgttagtagaatTTTCTTAAAAGTTTGGAACAATCTTTCCttgataatttattaaattttagcgACGATtggtaagaaaattaaagtaatataggtcaatttatttttcaaaacaaaacagtcTTTTACCGATTAAACCAGCCCCAATCAAAGAGCACACATTGTGAGTCTGTTTCTTTTACTTTGTGATGAGGCTCATTACGGACTTAAATCCAcattttagacagtctgccataggatgcactggccttggcgatacgcaggtcgatttcattatcgatctttccgtttctggagagtgtgctgccaagatacgTGAGTCTGTCCACTGcatttatatcctgtccatttatcttgatgcttggatccgagtaggctttccctggagcaggtaaatataagacttcagtcttttttttgtgttaatggtaaggccaaagtctgagcatgctcttgagaagtcactgacgatgcctTGGatatcattttcagagcagTCATTTATGGCACAGTCGTAATATTACATATTCTTGATGCAGGTACTTTAAACATTCCTAGAGATTTCACAAATCTAATGAAACATCTCTGTCCCACTTCTTGCTCCCGTCAAGGGACGTATGCAGACTAACTTTTAAATAATTCCAATGTTTCAACTCGTATTTGCAATCTTTAATTGTTTTTCAGTGTGAAAATAAACCATGTGGCGTGCCGGATGAAACTTCTCGGCGGGCCGAATTAGTCTGTAGTTTGCACATCACTGAACTAGCTTCTGTCTCCTTGTCATATAATGTTTATTTGGACATGAACTTCCCTCCATAACTTGATCCGGCCCGTAAATTCGAGTAtcactcccccctccccttttaccAACTCTCCGCCTTAACAAATATTCTTGTTTACACTATCTGACTAAACAATCTCAGTTATTTTGATCTATTTTGTTCGTAGACTCTGTGATTTTTTTGGGCTGAtcgtttcttttttctttttttaataaacattaatttttgtaATCTGTTCCATCTAATTGGCACGACAGCTTTATAACGCTACCCCTCCCAACCTTATATACTTTTTACCCGTACTGTGGATTACCGATATCATTTTTTCCcacaaccttttttttccccaccctACACCAGGGCTAGGCaatctttttgtatcgagggccgcattaagaAACAAATTGGGAATGGGGGGGCCGCatataaatacaattatgtatctacaactttgaaaaatacgctagctaactgtcaataatatcttttaattcaatatttatacCGTATTATACATTCACTATTCATTTTTCAACCTCCCAATTGAGAAATCACAACCaattttactatttaaaaacaaaaaattgctattgtctttttacatcacaacatttcacaaCAAATGTATTGTTGTACATACTGTGAAGtatataattgttaacgctCGTGCGTTATATTCCAGAACAGTGAAACTACTTAATAGTTGTTATCTGTGTggctgctgtcaaattacagtcagtcagcaACAACCTGTGATTACACTTGCTTAGTTTCCACAAGACAATACTTGTTCACATATGTATTTGtacccaaataatgtgaaagtttatcagcaaattttttaaagagtggAAACTACACTTCTGGCATTTATAAAGCTCCCGCGGAAGAGATGAATGGAACTtttctttcaggtcataatttgcttggagttatatcctctggagctgaatcagcttttgcgctaaatggtgatggctgatggtattgaaagctGGTTATTGACGTTTTGATATTTGCTTATAGCAATCCACAATTAGGGAACCTAAATAAATCCGCaggtggcccgcgggtcgtaatttgcccacccctgccctACACCTTAGGAAATAGTTCTAAATACAATATCTAGAGTGTTGTATCATTCATTTCGATGACAAATTATATCTCCATTGGCCAAGCTATTGTTTACAGTCTTTGTATTACCAATAATCAATATAATAATTGTTGGCTTATGTGCACAAAATCATTGTTTTCTGTGAGCTTGTTCTCGTGTATCTTGTATCTTTACAAATAAACTAATGCATTGAAAAAATATAGGCCGACAGATACATATAAAAAACGCAAAAAGACTAATTCACCTCGATAAATGAGTCAAATCTCTCAGTCAAACGTTGACTcaataatattgaaaaatatatgaCTGAGTTTTCTCAATCCATAGCAGAACACAATAAATCTGGTAGAGTTTCATTCTTGATTACAATCTAGAATACCACACCATGGGCATAGCCAGGTTTTTTCTTGAAGGGGAATGGTTTGgggtatatatatacatacacatatatacatatgcacatacatacgccttactttctactttatagtatagatttcaACTAAGCTATAAAGAAATATTCCattgtaataaaattttataGACATATATTTGAAGCCAATGTTCTGATCGGGAACAGCAATATTTAAATGAGTATTTtactaattaatgtaattaataaatgaaaaaaaaaaaattttccaaTTGTGACCTTAGgtgctttttttgtttgccaATTCGCGAATCGATTAATTAGGCTAGAGTTATCAATGAAAAAGACCTCCCTCAACTGAAGTtttgtataaaaagtgatgtgtatttttgtgaaaaaaaaaatgcttgcatatttaatttttaaaaatgaaacggttcagaaaacaaaaaaaagtagccattcaCCAGAACTTTGCaggatctaaaatatcatgaaatcgGATTCTCAATTTCTTTTATAGTTTCTACGATCTAAATGAGATGAACGGgcgaacggacagacagacaacacaattCTAATACTGTTTTGCCCCTTTCGGGGACGCCTATGAATGGTTTGAGTGCTGGTGCAAGTCCCACGAAAGACCGCGGAGTTCAATTGTactaaactacatttagtatttgATAAAGCCTCTAGTTCTATTAGTTTGAAAGTAACAACTGATTGATTCTGTATATTCAGTTGTATAAGTAATtggtaacttttttatttattaatttttataatgattTTGTTATGTCATCAAATCTTTACAGTAGCAGAAAGGTCTCAGGAAAGGGTTAGTGTCCATAACGCAGTGTGGGTCGTTGCCGTATCTGTTGGTCCTGCTAATGTCTTTCTTGTCCAAAGTGATTACGTTTTTCACCAAGTCGTGGGTGACTGTAGCTTCAAACCTCCCTCCACCAGGCCTGGTTTCCAAGGTAACCTGGCGAAAGTCAAAAGAGAAGACGATTTTTACTTTCAATGGGTGTGACTGGCTATACGGCTCTTCGTGCAAAGGCCCGGTGGGCACTACTAAtataatctaacacattttccgaaataacgAAAttcagtgctactagtaggcttcatccttttagggacTACACGCGTAGCGATAAAAAACCAACATAAggtctatatttcttttaaagatatagTGTTCACTGTCGGAATGTGTACCGCTATcgatatattatcaaacttaacaaatgATTTttaggacaggtagacctaaaATGGATGTCCATCAAATGATATACAATTTCTGGGCCAGATGGTACAGAAATGCCCTGGCCGATATCAACACCCAGCCCGCCCCTGATTCTAACACTTGAAATTCACAAAATTCAGTCACTTGGTGTTTGCCTGCTTCCTAAGCTAATGGGTTTACTATGTTAGACTTCTGTCAGTCTAGTTGAGCCGCTAGTGAGTTTCTCTTATGTATTGTgtctgttacgaatctcactatccagtctctctgcaaactgcaccatacactaccaacttaaagaacttgacaactcagggctccaaagtaacgtaacactttaatagttgaataaataacagccaatactgtacaactggcagcacgtaacacaagaccgtacaaatatctcttcgataacaccgttccgccgtatcaactcttgcactggcctctccgtctcgttccgggctttcactgggttcaacagttcaggactgacttcacacactaggctcgttttgtcggactcgatcacagaccaagatcaagacgccgttcgtctcaactgtacttgatagtactccgcactgaaccgtcgtatcTTTTCTAGTAAAACTGTTAAGTACCAGATGACTCAGCCTCTCTCGGTTGAAGGATTTGTTTCTTGAATTTTGGAAACGTTCGTGCGTGACTATTTACATGGACGAGAGCGGCAATACCCAATGAAGtcatgaaataacttaaaagtgtcgaattttttaaagaacttttaAGTCAAAATAAGTTTTAccataatgaaacattttgaaaCCTATATAACGATCGACCTCAAGTTTTTCCCAATGTGACCAATGAGATGAGATCTTTTACGAATGTAGGTACAGATccattgaaattttaaagaaaatcgtttaAGCTGTTTTCGACTGCTTTTGTGGATGAAGTGActaaagatgaaatgaccgtgaaccgtatatatatatacatgaattGATCGAATTAGggtattaaatattaaattaaaatcttGTGCATCAAGTATATTGACGTTTGCCTATTGAGACTTAAAGTTTCACATGCGAGACTGGTCTCTTTATATTCTCCATTCTGAGACCTTCACGTTGTTCAAGTCACTCAAACTTTATTTCCAGGTTTCACTGAACAGCCCACCGATCACTATTACCGTTACTTCACTCTGGCCATAGAGCAGTACTACTACAACCTGACTTCCTTCTGTTTGGGTTCGAAACCTCGCCACACAATCTTTCTGGAGTACATGAAGGAGCTGTTCTACATTTACCCCAAGAAGAGGAAGTGGTTCTTTCTGTTTCACTCGGAGATGTCACACAGAGACAACAACTTCCTCTCACAGGTAACAGGCAAGGGAGGGGAGATCTCATTACAccgcagggccggatttaagggagagCAGGAGGGGCTACACCCCCAAAGCCTCCACAAGACATGGGCCTCCATACAAGAGTTACAAATATATCGGCATTTCGATGGGGCACAACTTTTACGTTTTTAGTTCTCATTTTTTACGCTACAACGTTCAATCTTACATCGGGTGGCCACAATGTCGTGATGAATAAGTGCCTGCTTGTAATTCTAGCATGCTCTTAAAATGTAAATACCGATAGAGCTCCGCAATTAAGGCAGTGCGTATAGACTCTTGCACAAACTCAAACATATCCactttttttaataactaaaatatacatattaaatatttgtaatacaaaaagaaaagtgagattaaatatagaaaaactcaatttctttcttttaaaatacatcATTCTTTTAGctataagtatttttattcattAGTGGATCTTTAATAAAGCTTTCGAAAGTGTGTAAGGGCGTCCACATaattaaatccggccctgttacAACGCATCGTGTAATCAGAACATATTGATTTAAGAATCTACGcagatttgttttcatttctatgTCGAATGTAACTCTCAATGACTGCTCTGACAGATGGACGAGGACCTCTATGAACATTTAAAGGGACTGCACTCAGAGAAACAACTGGACCAAGCCATACTTATCTTTCTTGCTGACCACGGGGCACGCTTCAGTACAGTGAGGGCCACTGCTCAGGGCAAACAAGAAGAACGACTGCCATATTTCGGTATCAGGTTTGTGTCACATTTCATGGgtcacatttcatgtgtcacatttcatgtgtcacaTTTCATGGGTCACATTTCATGGGTCACATTTCATGGGGTAAAATATGAACTAGTGGCAACAATAACAATGTATACCTACTTCCAAATGACTTCccttacatttttttccctttcagatctttcaatctatagggcagatgatgttaaggtcgtctgtttctgtggccaacagcaacgagcagggtgtcatgttgtcagcacaacgaccaaccgcctttactttctcccaaTTTAAGTCAGATACCTATTAAACTTCcgtagactcaggggcgccctaaaaaaaaataaaaattaaaatcccagtcttaaccaagattcaaaccctggacgcgaggttcagaagccaagcgctaaaccactcagccaccgcgttcCCCTTCCCtcacatacatacatcataTTCAtaggttttgtctttttttttttttttttgcagttttttttct from Biomphalaria glabrata chromosome 9, xgBioGlab47.1, whole genome shotgun sequence encodes the following:
- the LOC129928194 gene encoding uncharacterized protein LOC129928194, which translates into the protein MPWPISTPSPPLILTLEIHKIQSLGVCLLPKLMGLLCFTEQPTDHYYRYFTLAIEQYYYNLTSFCLGSKPRHTIFLEYMKELFYIYPKKRKWFFLFHSEMSHRDNNFLSQMDEDLYEHLKGLHSEKQLDQAILIFLADHGARFSTVRATAQGKQEERLPYFGIRFVSHFMAAPGRSHTFAIILELCFVFHIFFNAVFVFRFPEWFHQKYPNIVENVKTNSQRLVTPFDVHETLHEILHFTGTEKANISKRGVSLFKLIPDERNCDWAHIDPHWCACMEWTKIGLDDPILKRVTKKIISTFNNFTKPFRKECAILEIINVTSAVMLKVKDAVLRFRDTSDGGRGRFGKMDDKTEHSKILYQVVLTTKPGDGVFEVTVTHQLKENKLEVNKKDISRTNKYGNASHCVVNKEPFLRPYCYCKDVMKT